AAGATAAATCTGCTGAATCAACCATTCCTTTAACAAAGCTAAAGTAGTCTGGTAAAAGGTCTTGGCATTTATTCATTATTAATACACCATTAGAGTATAACTCTAAGCCTTTTTCATACTCCTTGGAGTAATAATCAAAGGGAATTTGCTCTGGTATATATAATATAGCATTATAACTAATCATACCTTCTACACTTATGTGTAAATGCTTTAAAGGTTTATCAAAACCATAACGTTTTTCGGTATAGAAATTTTCGTAATCTTCTTTAGTTAGCTCTTTTTTGTTTTTTCTCCAAATTGGAACCATACTATTAACTGTTTTTTCTTCTACAACTTCTTCGTAATCTTCTTCACTGCCCTCTTTTAATTTATGGCTAGTAGTATCCATTTTAATTGGGTAACGAATAAAATCTGAGTATTTTTTTATTATTGATTTTAATTTGTACTCTTCTAAGTATTCATCATAGTTTTCGTCTTCGGTATTTTGCTTTAAAGTAAGTGTAATTTCGGTACCTGTTGTTGGCTTTTGGCACTCTTCAATTGTATAACCATCAGCACCACTAGACTGCCATTTATAGGCTTCATTATTATCTAAAGCTTTACTTATTACAGTAACATCTTCGGCTACCATAAAGGCTGAGTAAAAGCCTACTCCAAATTGACCAATAATATCAAAGCCATCTTTCATTTCATTTTCTTTTTTAAATGCCAATGAGCCACTTTGAGCAATTGTTCCTAAATTATTCTCTAACTCATCTTTAGTCATACCTATACCAGTATCAATAACTGTTAATGTTCTGTTTTCTTTATTGGCAATTATTTTTATATAATAATCGTCTTTATTAAAAGTTTGAGAACTATCAGCTAAATCTCGGTAGTAGATTTTATCAATGGCATCACTAGAATTGGAGATTAGTTCTCTTAAAAATATTTCTTTGTGGGTGTAGATTGAATTAATCATCATATCTAACAATCTTTTAGATTCGGTTTTAAACGCTTTTTTAACCATTTTGAGTTCTCCTTAAGTATTATAAGTAGTTATTAGCACTCTCGTGCTGCGAGTGCTAATTTATTATACATTATTTTACTTATTTTTGTAAATGATTAATTTTTTATAGTTCCTTTTTTATTCACTATAAACTAAATACTTAATAATTGTCTTTAAACTAAAAACTACATATTTATTATTTTGGTAGCTACATTGTTAGCAAACACCTTCATTGTGTTCTACAAATATTAAGCTTGGCTTTAACAGCAATTAAGCTTGCATGTCATTATTACTCACTAAAAAAAGTGAAAAAAATAAAAGATAACTTACTCTTAATTAGGAAAATATAAATACCTATTATAAGCTACTTATTAAAATATTCGCTCTCTAAAATAGCAAAAAAATATTGGTCAGTCCATTTGTTATTCCAAAACAGCTCTTCTTTAAAGACTGCTTCTTTTCTCATACCTACCTTTTGCATTATAGTGGCTGAACCTACATTGTTAGCATTACACATACCTACTACTTTATGTGTTTTAAGTTGCTCAAAGGCAAACTTGAGTAAACTTTTAGTTGCATCACAGCCAAAGCCCTGTTTTTGATACTGGGGTAAAATGACATAGCCTATTTCATAACTTTTGCGATACTCACTATAAAGCCAAGTATAAGCCACCCCAATTGCTGTTTTGGTATTATCATTTTTTCTACTAATAATAAAATCAAAATTTTTTACTTCTGGCCTCATTCTCTTAATAAATAACTCTCGTGTTTTTTGTTTATCCTCTTTTACATATTCCTCGTAATACCATAAGTCTTTATTGGTCTCAACATCAACTATAAAATCTAAATCTTTAGCTGTTTCTAGTGGTCTTAATATTACTTTTTCGCCTGCTATATTATTTATCAAAAATGAACACCTCCTTATGTTAATATTAAATGATTATTATTTACTTATTATCTTGATATTTTTCTAAGTACATCTCTAAAGGATATAAAATTAAAACAATTACTACTAGTGCGTATAATATAGGTCTAAACTTAGCATGAATACTAAAGGCATAGACCTCTGTTTCTGTAATGTAATTTCCAGCCGCAATATATTTTGTTAAACTACCAATTACTCCAATGATTAAGGTAACAATTTTGTATTTACGTAGTATAACTAGAGATTTTTTAATATTAATATCAATGTTACTTTTAAAATAACATTTTATTATTTTATAAAAATCTTTAACAGTTTTAGTAGCTAACATAAATAAAAATAAGTTTAAAACTACAAACAGAATCTCCTTTAAATCTATAATTATATTTATAGGAACCATACTTGCTATGCATATTATAAAAAAAATAATGTAAATTAAAATGCCCATTTTTTCTCCTACCTATAATTTATTTTAGTGATTTTACTATTATACAACTACCTCTTTTACTCTTTCTCTAAAAATATAGCTTTACCTAGTTCTTTAAATCCACATTTATCATAAAGCTTTTGGGCAGCAATATTATGGGTATATAACCTTATGGATTGGGCCCGTGTTTGTTTTTGTATATCTATGGCTTTACTCATTAGCTTATAAGCAATTTGCCTACGCCTAAACTCTGGTGCGGTCCAAAGCTCGTCAACATACAACACTCCTTTATTCCACTTACCCACTTTTGGCATATAAATGAGTGAAATCCAGCCAATAAGTATATTCTGATATTCGGCCGCAAATACGTAAAAATCGTTATGATTTAGTTCACTATAAGCGTCACCAAAAGTTTTTTTTGCGTTCAGCTCTTTTTCTTCATTTGTTCTTGCACAACCTGTTTGTCGCCAATACACCATGTTATCAAATTTATGATAATTGTTTTTAGTTATTCTTTTTATCTTAATATCTATGCTATTGTTCATTGGATGCCCTCCTGAAAATTACTAATTCGTTATATAATCTAAAAATAAATAGTTTTGCCTTTTTTACGTCATTATAGGATTAATATTATTATAAAACATCTGCCAATTTGTTCGATTTCTTTAATATAAAAGTAGGAATTTCATGCTCTAACTCCCAGGTTATACTTATTGGTTTTGATCCTGCATGAGATACATAGTTTGCTTTGCCTAATAAGTAATAAGGGCTCGTTATACCATTTTCTCTTTTATTTTCTCTAACAAACAATATCACAGTATTTTCATTTTTACGTTGATTAACATATCTCTGACCTGTTGCTGAGGTAATAGATGTTCTGCTTTGTGATTGCCAGTGAAAAAGCTTAGAGCTAATGGCATAATCTTCGTAAAGAGTAGTTTTTGTAAAGTCCTTTTCTGATTTATTGAGGGTTACAAAAAATAAATCTGTGTTTTTTTCTTTAATATATAATACCCCTTCTCTAAAAGGCTTTTGATAGTATTCCGTGTTTACAGCAAAGGCAGTTAAGATTTGCTTTATATTATATTTTGCATATAGCTCAAGTGGACAATTGTATTCTAAGGAAATACTTTTACCAATAAAATCTATTGTATGTTTGTTATATTCAAGCAATTCTATTATCTCATTAAAAATTTCTGAATTATCATTTTTTAGTCTGTAAAGATACTCAACTGTCTTGCCATCTGGTGACTTATTCCAAACAGTATAGTGAAACATTGTTAACATAAGCTTTTCATCTGAATTTAGCGTTTGTAAAGTGTAAACCTTTTGCTTTAAGTAACTCAAAATAAAATCTATAAATTTCTTAGAGTTAATATATAGTACTCTTTGAAACACACTTTTTAAATCATTTTTATCCTTTTGAATTACATTTTGTTTAATGTTTTCTAAAACACCTAGTTCATATAGACTTGATGTTTTATAGATTTGCCAAGATTTTAACTGATAATATTCTAAAAAATTTAAAACCGTTAAAGGAAGATTTGTCTGATGTTTATAGTTCCTAATCAGCCTTCTTAATTTATTTTTATCTACATATATATTTTTTAAGTTTTCAAGAATATAGTCTTTTGCTTTTCTTTCTAATTGTATATAACACCCTTTTGGAAGTGTAGGAAAGTCTTTTTCAACTTCATTCTTTATGCTGTGTGCAGTTTTTCCAATAATACTTCTTATTTTAGAGTTGTAGTCATAGTTACCATTTGCTTGACCCACAAAATCTAAAACAGTTAACACATCTTTATCTTCAGAAATTCTTAATCCTCTTCCTAACTGCTGAATAAATATAGTGGCTGAATCAGTTGGTCTTAAAAATAATACCGTATTTATAGCTGGTATATCTACACCTTCATTGTATATGTCAACTACAAAAATAAATTTCAAATCTCCACTTTTTAGTTTATCTTTAGCTGATTTTCTCTGCTCTTTAGAAGAACTAGAGTCGATGTTTATTGATGGAATATTACATTTATTAAAGTAATAACTCATAAATTTTGCGTGGTCTTGACTTACACAAAAGCCTATGCCTTTAACTTCATTAATGTCATTTATGTATTTATCTAACTGCCTGACTATTAAATCTGCTCTCATATCATTTCCTGTGTACAAATTACTTAATTCACTAGTTTCATATCTACCCCTACTCCAAGTAACAGTATCTAAACTCACACTATCTGTTATACCAAAATAATGAAAAGGGCATAGTAAATTTCTATCTATAGCCTCATGTAATCTAATTTCATATGAAATTCTATCATTAAAATACTTCAAAATATCTATATTATCTGTTCTTTCTGGAGTTGCTGTTAATCCCAGTAAAATTTGTGGACTAAAGTA
This Clostridium sp. 'deep sea' DNA region includes the following protein-coding sequences:
- a CDS encoding DEAD/DEAH box helicase encodes the protein MKLIKGAYEQVINKDISALITSEKDIEVLKDKIDYTDSASILTTYFNLIMKKGLNYFKSSNDDLVTQINIVNNIISQLSILVDDKSFNKYQVADFELLKGIFAKEIFNKNQEIIFPVTSIANSTLFTGSYTEPTVFSELRKEIATADRVDLLVSFIKHSGLRLLIDCLKEHTKNKKLRVITTSYMGASDFKAIKILSELPNTEIKISYDTKRTRLHAKAYYFHRESGFSTAYIGSSNISKAALSEGTEWNLKISEYTSPEIINKYRVTFETYWYANDFVHFDGNNENDVRVLKKSLSKEQTENNINYSFIIKPYMYQQEILDKLEVERTVYKSFKNLIVAATGTGKTVVSAFDFKQYYKKNKSCRFLYLAHRKEILEQSLITFRTILNDNNFGDLWIGEHKPTQYNQLFASIQTLNYNNKFLLFEENYFDYIILDEAHHGAAFSYDKILLYFSPQILLGLTATPERTDNIDILKYFNDRISYEIRLHEAIDRNLLCPFHYFGITDSVSLDTVTWSRGRYETSELSNLYTGNDMRADLIVRQLDKYINDINEVKGIGFCVSQDHAKFMSYYFNKCNIPSINIDSSSSKEQRKSAKDKLKSGDLKFIFVVDIYNEGVDIPAINTVLFLRPTDSATIFIQQLGRGLRISEDKDVLTVLDFVGQANGNYDYNSKIRSIIGKTAHSIKNEVEKDFPTLPKGCYIQLERKAKDYILENLKNIYVDKNKLRRLIRNYKHQTNLPLTVLNFLEYYQLKSWQIYKTSSLYELGVLENIKQNVIQKDKNDLKSVFQRVLYINSKKFIDFILSYLKQKVYTLQTLNSDEKLMLTMFHYTVWNKSPDGKTVEYLYRLKNDNSEIFNEIIELLEYNKHTIDFIGKSISLEYNCPLELYAKYNIKQILTAFAVNTEYYQKPFREGVLYIKEKNTDLFFVTLNKSEKDFTKTTLYEDYAISSKLFHWQSQSRTSITSATGQRYVNQRKNENTVILFVRENKRENGITSPYYLLGKANYVSHAGSKPISITWELEHEIPTFILKKSNKLADVL
- a CDS encoding GNAT family N-acetyltransferase codes for the protein MNNSIDIKIKRITKNNYHKFDNMVYWRQTGCARTNEEKELNAKKTFGDAYSELNHNDFYVFAAEYQNILIGWISLIYMPKVGKWNKGVLYVDELWTAPEFRRRQIAYKLMSKAIDIQKQTRAQSIRLYTHNIAAQKLYDKCGFKELGKAIFLEKE
- the htpG gene encoding molecular chaperone HtpG, coding for MVKKAFKTESKRLLDMMINSIYTHKEIFLRELISNSSDAIDKIYYRDLADSSQTFNKDDYYIKIIANKENRTLTVIDTGIGMTKDELENNLGTIAQSGSLAFKKENEMKDGFDIIGQFGVGFYSAFMVAEDVTVISKALDNNEAYKWQSSGADGYTIEECQKPTTGTEITLTLKQNTEDENYDEYLEEYKLKSIIKKYSDFIRYPIKMDTTSHKLKEGSEEDYEEVVEEKTVNSMVPIWRKNKKELTKEDYENFYTEKRYGFDKPLKHLHISVEGMISYNAILYIPEQIPFDYYSKEYEKGLELYSNGVLIMNKCQDLLPDYFSFVKGMVDSADLSLNISREMLQHNRQLKRIAKNIQTKIKNELENMLKNDRESYEKFYNSFGRQLKYGVYEKFGSNKDVLESLLMFYSSTEKKLVTLNEYVSRMKEDQKYIYYAAGESVEKIEKLPKTEIVADKGYEILYLTEDIDEFALKVLKEHAEKEFKSVSSGDLGIDTEETDTQDTKADENKDLFVKMKEILADKVKEVRASKRLKTHPVCLANEGEVSIEMEKILNTMPNNQGIKADKILEINLNHQVFEALKNAFDKDNDKLEVYTNLLYNQALLIEGLPISDPVEFSNNICKIIK
- a CDS encoding GNAT family protein, coding for MINNIAGEKVILRPLETAKDLDFIVDVETNKDLWYYEEYVKEDKQKTRELFIKRMRPEVKNFDFIISRKNDNTKTAIGVAYTWLYSEYRKSYEIGYVILPQYQKQGFGCDATKSLLKFAFEQLKTHKVVGMCNANNVGSATIMQKVGMRKEAVFKEELFWNNKWTDQYFFAILESEYFNK